In Perca fluviatilis chromosome 3, GENO_Pfluv_1.0, whole genome shotgun sequence, the following proteins share a genomic window:
- the LOC120556574 gene encoding protein NLRC3-like isoform X4 — MKSGRSMSEPIEFQDGDHSDNQIPVKQKTPPDKHFLKCLLMKSSRSMSKPIEFQDSRGHRKRSKVLSSRPAQKHQKNLDSIFMVLEENIVTFVKNELKKFKKVLESSEHSEGLNEDDEVMESEEEEQRRSNREVFMKLTLNFLRNMKQEQLADYLQSKTLAAICQRKLKSRMKNTFQCLFEGIARAGNPTLLNRTYTELYMKEEQSGEANEQHEVRQIETAPQKPTSSETTIRIEDIFKPIPGRDEPVRTLVTKGVAGIGKTVLTQKYILDWAEDKANHSIQFIFPFTFRELNLLKGEKYSLVELLHHVFTETKEAGICRFEKFQVVFIFDGLDECRLPLDFHKNEILTDVTESTSVDVLLTNLIRGKLLPSARLWITTRPAAASQIPPECVDMVTEVRGFSDTQKEEYFRRRYTDEEHADRIISHIQASRSLHIMCHIPVFCWITATVLDHVLKTTERAELPKTLTEMYIHFLLVQTKQGNVKYHSSAVTDPVWNTETEKIILTLGKLAFEQLEKGNLIFYEADLKECGIDITAASVYSGLFTEIFKDVRGLNIDKVFCFVHLSVQEFLAALYVYLMYINTGVDKLKRRRGRSNFKHLYQRAIDKALASPNGHLDLFVRFLLGLSLETNQILLRGLLKTTGSKQGVKEMLVQYIKKKIRDNPPEKSINLFHCLNELNDHSLEKEIQQYLRSGISFGDKLSPSQWSALVFILLSSQKDLDVFDLRKFFASEEGFLKLLPVVKASKTALLSGCNLSSKSAEALASVLISKNSLRELDLSNNDLQDTGVKALSYGLRSLHCKLESLCLSGCLVTEKGCADLASALKSNPSHLRELDLSFNHPGDSGVTLLRNGLDDPQWKLETLKIDHGGKRRLNSSPLRYICKLLLDPNTAHRNLSVSDDNRRVMVVKENQPYPDYPERFDSWKQLLCSEGLNGRCYWEVRFEGTVHVGVTYRGINRRGDSDVCCFGWNDQSWSLLCTTKSYTAWHNNTPTDIATLPPSDSNRVAVYLDWPAGTVSFYCLPSIVSSIKQIHLHTFHSTFTEPLYPAFGFGRMHKLGTDSRFLPSSVYLSQFEE, encoded by the exons ATGAAGAGTGGCCGGTCTATGAGTGAACCTATCGAGTTCCAGGATGGAGACCATTCTGATAatcaaat CCCAGTGAAGCAGAAGACACCACCAGAcaaacattttctcaaatgtcTGTTGATGAAGAGTAGCCGGTCTATGAGTAAACCTATCGAGTTCCAGGATTCCAG AGGTCACCGGAAGAGGTCAAAGGTTCTTAGTAGTCGTCCTGCCCAGAAGCATCAGAAGAACTTGGACTCTATTTTCATG GTTCTTGAAGAGAACATTGTGACTTTTGTGAAGAACGAGCTGAAGAAGTTCAAGAAAGTTCTAGAAAGTTCAGAACACTCAGAGGGGCTGAATGAAGACGATGAAGTCATGGAaagtgaagaagaagagcagAGAAGAAGCAACAGAGAAGTATTTATGAAGCTCACACTGAACTTCCTGAGGAACATGAAGCAGGAGCAGTTGGCTGACTACCTGCAAAGCA AAACCCTTGCTGCAATTTGCCAACGTAAACTAAAGTCTAGAATGAAGAACACGTTTCAGTGTTTGTTCGAGGGGATTGCCAGAGCAGGAAACCCAACACTTCTGAATCGGACCTACACAGAACTCTACATGAAAGAGGAACAGAGTGGAGAGGCGAATGAAcaacatgaggtcagacagatagAAACAGCACCCCAAAAGCCGACAAGTtcagaaacaacaatcagaaTTGAGGATATATTTAAACCGATACCTGGACGAGATGAACCAGTCAGAACTCTAGtgacaaagggagtggctggcattGGGAAAACAGTCTTGACGCAGAAGTACAtcctggactgggctgaagacaaagccaaccaCAGTATACAGTTTATCTTTCCATTCACTTTCCGAGAGCTCAATTTGCTGAAAGGAgaaaagtacagcttggtggaacttcTTCATCACGTCTTTactgaaaccaaagaagcaggaatctgcaggtttgaaaaGTTCcaggttgtgttcatctttgacggtctggaCGAGTGTCGACTTCCGCTGGACTTCCACAAGAatgagatcctgactgatgttacagagtcaACTTCAGTCGacgtgctgctgacaaacctaATTAGAGGTAAACTGCTTCCgtctgctcgcctctggataactacacgacctgcagcagccagtcagatccctcctgagtgtgttgacatggtgacagaggtgAGAGGGTTCAGTGACAcgcagaaggaggagtacttcaggaggAGATACACAGATGAAGAGCATGCCGatagaatcatctcccacatccaggcatcacgaagcctccacatcatgtgccacattccagtcttctgctggatcactgcgaCAGTTCTGGACCATGTGTTGAAAACCACTGAGAGAgcagagctgcccaagaccctgactgagatgtacatccacttcctgttGGTTCAGACCAAACAGGGGAATGTAAAGTATCACAGCAGTGCAGTGACAGATCCAGTCTGGAACACAGAGACCGAGAAGATAATTCTCACTCTcggaaaactggcttttgagcagctggaGAAAGGAAATCTGATCTTCTATGAAGCAGACCTGAAAGAGTGTGGCATTGACATAACAGCTGCCTCCGTCTACTCAGGACTATTCACAGAGATCTTCAAAGATGTGCGTGGGCTGAACATCGACAAGGTGTTCTGCTTTGTCCATCTGAGCGTTCAAGAGTTTCTGGCTGCACTCTATGTCTATCTGATGTACATCAACACTGGCGTTGATAaactaaaaagaagaagagggcgATCAAACTTTAAACACCTCTACCAAAGGGCAATAGACAAGGCTTTAGcgagtccaaatggacacctggacttgtttGTCCGCTTCCTCCTGGGCCTTTCACTGGAGACCAATCAGATTCTCCTACGAGGCCTGCTGAAAACGACAGGAAGTAAACAAGGGGTCAAAGAGATGCTAGTGCagtacatcaagaagaagatcagGGACAATCCTCCAGAGAAgagcatcaatctgttccactgtctgaatgagcTAAATGACCATTCTCTAGAGAAGGAGATCCAACAGTACCTGAGATCAGGAATTTCCTTTGGAGACAAACTCTCTCCTTCTCAGTGGTCAGCGCttgtcttcatcttactgtcatcacaAAAAGATCTAGACGTGTTCGACTTAAGGAAATTCTTTGCTTCCGAGGAGGGTTTTCTgaagctgctgccagtggtcaaagcatCCAAAACAGCTCT ATTAAGTGGCTGTAACCTCTCATCTAAAAGCGCTGAAGCTCTGGCCTCAGTTCTCATCTCCAAGAACTCTTTGAGAGAGCTGGATCTGAGTAACAATGACCTGCAGGATACAGGAGTGAAGGCGCTCTCATATGGACTTAGAAGTCTACACTGTAAACTGGAAAGTCTCTG CCTGTCAGGCTGTCTGGTCACAGAGAAAGGCTGTGCTGATTTGGCttcagctctgaagtccaatCCCTCCCacctgagagagctggacctgagcttcaaccatccaggagactcaggagtgacGCTGCTGCGTAATGGACTAGATGACCCACAATGGAAACTGGAAACTCTCAA GATTGATCATGGTGGGAAGCGTCGACTAAACTCATCGCCCCTCAGAT ATATCTGTAAGCTTTTACTGGAcccaaacacagcacacagaaacCTCTCAGTGTCTGACGACAACAGACGAGTGATGGTGGTGAAGGAGAATCAACCGTATCCTGATTATCCAGAGAGATTTGACAGCTGGAAACAGCTGTTGTGTAGCGAGGGTCTGAATGggcgctgttactgggaggtccgGTTTGAAGGAACGGTTCATGTAGGAGTGACATACAGAGGAATcaacaggagaggagacagtgatGTCTGCTGTTTTGGAtggaatgatcagtcctggagtctgctTTGCACCACTAAGAGTTACACTGCTTGGCACAATAACACACCAACAGACATAGCTACACTCCCGCCCTCTGACTCCaacagagtagcagtgtatcTGGACTGGCCTGCTGGCACTGTGTCTTTTTACTGTCTCCCCTCCATCGTCTCTTCGATCAAAcagatccacctccacaccttccaCTCCACATTCACTGAACCCCTCTACCCTGCGTTTGGGTTTGGACGAATGCACAAGTTAGGGACTGACTCAAGATTTTTACCATCATCAGTTTATCTGTCACAGTTTGAAGAATGA
- the LOC120556574 gene encoding protein NLRC3-like isoform X5, translating into MASETRDKSPVKQKTPPDKHFLKCLLMKSSRSMSKPIEFQDSRGHRKRSKVLSSRPAQKHQKNLDSIFMVLEENIVTFVKNELKKFKKVLESSEHSEGLNEDDEVMESEEEEQRRSNREVFMKLTLNFLRNMKQEQLADYLQSKTLAAICQRKLKSRMKNTFQCLFEGIARAGNPTLLNRTYTELYMKEEQSGEANEQHEVRQIETAPQKPTSSETTIRIEDIFKPIPGRDEPVRTLVTKGVAGIGKTVLTQKYILDWAEDKANHSIQFIFPFTFRELNLLKGEKYSLVELLHHVFTETKEAGICRFEKFQVVFIFDGLDECRLPLDFHKNEILTDVTESTSVDVLLTNLIRGKLLPSARLWITTRPAAASQIPPECVDMVTEVRGFSDTQKEEYFRRRYTDEEHADRIISHIQASRSLHIMCHIPVFCWITATVLDHVLKTTERAELPKTLTEMYIHFLLVQTKQGNVKYHSSAVTDPVWNTETEKIILTLGKLAFEQLEKGNLIFYEADLKECGIDITAASVYSGLFTEIFKDVRGLNIDKVFCFVHLSVQEFLAALYVYLMYINTGVDKLKRRRGRSNFKHLYQRAIDKALASPNGHLDLFVRFLLGLSLETNQILLRGLLKTTGSKQGVKEMLVQYIKKKIRDNPPEKSINLFHCLNELNDHSLEKEIQQYLRSGISFGDKLSPSQWSALVFILLSSQKDLDVFDLRKFFASEEGFLKLLPVVKASKTALLSGCNLSSKSAEALASVLISKNSLRELDLSNNDLQDTGVKALSYGLRSLHCKLESLCLSGCLVTEKGCADLASALKSNPSHLRELDLSFNHPGDSGVTLLRNGLDDPQWKLETLKIDHGGKRRLNSSPLRYICKLLLDPNTAHRNLSVSDDNRRVMVVKENQPYPDYPERFDSWKQLLCSEGLNGRCYWEVRFEGTVHVGVTYRGINRRGDSDVCCFGWNDQSWSLLCTTKSYTAWHNNTPTDIATLPPSDSNRVAVYLDWPAGTVSFYCLPSIVSSIKQIHLHTFHSTFTEPLYPAFGFGRMHKLGTDSRFLPSSVYLSQFEE; encoded by the exons ATGGCCTCTGAAACCAGAGATAAGAG CCCAGTGAAGCAGAAGACACCACCAGAcaaacattttctcaaatgtcTGTTGATGAAGAGTAGCCGGTCTATGAGTAAACCTATCGAGTTCCAGGATTCCAG AGGTCACCGGAAGAGGTCAAAGGTTCTTAGTAGTCGTCCTGCCCAGAAGCATCAGAAGAACTTGGACTCTATTTTCATG GTTCTTGAAGAGAACATTGTGACTTTTGTGAAGAACGAGCTGAAGAAGTTCAAGAAAGTTCTAGAAAGTTCAGAACACTCAGAGGGGCTGAATGAAGACGATGAAGTCATGGAaagtgaagaagaagagcagAGAAGAAGCAACAGAGAAGTATTTATGAAGCTCACACTGAACTTCCTGAGGAACATGAAGCAGGAGCAGTTGGCTGACTACCTGCAAAGCA AAACCCTTGCTGCAATTTGCCAACGTAAACTAAAGTCTAGAATGAAGAACACGTTTCAGTGTTTGTTCGAGGGGATTGCCAGAGCAGGAAACCCAACACTTCTGAATCGGACCTACACAGAACTCTACATGAAAGAGGAACAGAGTGGAGAGGCGAATGAAcaacatgaggtcagacagatagAAACAGCACCCCAAAAGCCGACAAGTtcagaaacaacaatcagaaTTGAGGATATATTTAAACCGATACCTGGACGAGATGAACCAGTCAGAACTCTAGtgacaaagggagtggctggcattGGGAAAACAGTCTTGACGCAGAAGTACAtcctggactgggctgaagacaaagccaaccaCAGTATACAGTTTATCTTTCCATTCACTTTCCGAGAGCTCAATTTGCTGAAAGGAgaaaagtacagcttggtggaacttcTTCATCACGTCTTTactgaaaccaaagaagcaggaatctgcaggtttgaaaaGTTCcaggttgtgttcatctttgacggtctggaCGAGTGTCGACTTCCGCTGGACTTCCACAAGAatgagatcctgactgatgttacagagtcaACTTCAGTCGacgtgctgctgacaaacctaATTAGAGGTAAACTGCTTCCgtctgctcgcctctggataactacacgacctgcagcagccagtcagatccctcctgagtgtgttgacatggtgacagaggtgAGAGGGTTCAGTGACAcgcagaaggaggagtacttcaggaggAGATACACAGATGAAGAGCATGCCGatagaatcatctcccacatccaggcatcacgaagcctccacatcatgtgccacattccagtcttctgctggatcactgcgaCAGTTCTGGACCATGTGTTGAAAACCACTGAGAGAgcagagctgcccaagaccctgactgagatgtacatccacttcctgttGGTTCAGACCAAACAGGGGAATGTAAAGTATCACAGCAGTGCAGTGACAGATCCAGTCTGGAACACAGAGACCGAGAAGATAATTCTCACTCTcggaaaactggcttttgagcagctggaGAAAGGAAATCTGATCTTCTATGAAGCAGACCTGAAAGAGTGTGGCATTGACATAACAGCTGCCTCCGTCTACTCAGGACTATTCACAGAGATCTTCAAAGATGTGCGTGGGCTGAACATCGACAAGGTGTTCTGCTTTGTCCATCTGAGCGTTCAAGAGTTTCTGGCTGCACTCTATGTCTATCTGATGTACATCAACACTGGCGTTGATAaactaaaaagaagaagagggcgATCAAACTTTAAACACCTCTACCAAAGGGCAATAGACAAGGCTTTAGcgagtccaaatggacacctggacttgtttGTCCGCTTCCTCCTGGGCCTTTCACTGGAGACCAATCAGATTCTCCTACGAGGCCTGCTGAAAACGACAGGAAGTAAACAAGGGGTCAAAGAGATGCTAGTGCagtacatcaagaagaagatcagGGACAATCCTCCAGAGAAgagcatcaatctgttccactgtctgaatgagcTAAATGACCATTCTCTAGAGAAGGAGATCCAACAGTACCTGAGATCAGGAATTTCCTTTGGAGACAAACTCTCTCCTTCTCAGTGGTCAGCGCttgtcttcatcttactgtcatcacaAAAAGATCTAGACGTGTTCGACTTAAGGAAATTCTTTGCTTCCGAGGAGGGTTTTCTgaagctgctgccagtggtcaaagcatCCAAAACAGCTCT ATTAAGTGGCTGTAACCTCTCATCTAAAAGCGCTGAAGCTCTGGCCTCAGTTCTCATCTCCAAGAACTCTTTGAGAGAGCTGGATCTGAGTAACAATGACCTGCAGGATACAGGAGTGAAGGCGCTCTCATATGGACTTAGAAGTCTACACTGTAAACTGGAAAGTCTCTG CCTGTCAGGCTGTCTGGTCACAGAGAAAGGCTGTGCTGATTTGGCttcagctctgaagtccaatCCCTCCCacctgagagagctggacctgagcttcaaccatccaggagactcaggagtgacGCTGCTGCGTAATGGACTAGATGACCCACAATGGAAACTGGAAACTCTCAA GATTGATCATGGTGGGAAGCGTCGACTAAACTCATCGCCCCTCAGAT ATATCTGTAAGCTTTTACTGGAcccaaacacagcacacagaaacCTCTCAGTGTCTGACGACAACAGACGAGTGATGGTGGTGAAGGAGAATCAACCGTATCCTGATTATCCAGAGAGATTTGACAGCTGGAAACAGCTGTTGTGTAGCGAGGGTCTGAATGggcgctgttactgggaggtccgGTTTGAAGGAACGGTTCATGTAGGAGTGACATACAGAGGAATcaacaggagaggagacagtgatGTCTGCTGTTTTGGAtggaatgatcagtcctggagtctgctTTGCACCACTAAGAGTTACACTGCTTGGCACAATAACACACCAACAGACATAGCTACACTCCCGCCCTCTGACTCCaacagagtagcagtgtatcTGGACTGGCCTGCTGGCACTGTGTCTTTTTACTGTCTCCCCTCCATCGTCTCTTCGATCAAAcagatccacctccacaccttccaCTCCACATTCACTGAACCCCTCTACCCTGCGTTTGGGTTTGGACGAATGCACAAGTTAGGGACTGACTCAAGATTTTTACCATCATCAGTTTATCTGTCACAGTTTGAAGAATGA